The following are from one region of the Rhizobium sullae genome:
- a CDS encoding glyoxalase superfamily protein has translation MTTYLPIDELKAQAKRLRQAMETRGSAISHSAALELVAQQHGVRDWNTLSALATKPNADPITALSVGSHVRGRYLNQPFTGKILALAETGGGLHKITIHFDEPVDVVTFESFSAFRQRINAQVDTNGVSPRKTSNGRPHLALDI, from the coding sequence ATGACGACCTATCTTCCCATCGATGAACTGAAGGCGCAGGCAAAGCGGCTTCGCCAGGCGATGGAAACGCGCGGTAGCGCGATTTCGCACAGCGCCGCACTCGAACTCGTTGCCCAGCAGCATGGCGTGCGTGACTGGAACACACTCTCGGCTCTCGCAACGAAACCGAACGCCGATCCCATCACAGCGCTCTCCGTCGGCTCGCACGTGCGCGGCCGCTACCTGAACCAGCCGTTTACCGGCAAGATTCTGGCACTCGCAGAGACCGGCGGCGGGCTTCACAAGATCACAATCCATTTCGATGAACCGGTGGATGTCGTGACCTTCGAGAGCTTTTCCGCCTTCCGCCAGCGCATCAACGCGCAGGTTGACACGAACGGCGTCTCGCCGCGCAAGACATCGAACGGCCGGCCGCATCTGGCGCTCGATATCTAG
- the iolB gene encoding 5-deoxy-glucuronate isomerase yields MPNLKVKPSGTSGRVIHVTPESAGWTYVGFDLHRLKPGETASGETGDREICLVWVSGKGKATAGTKDFGTLGERMSPFEGAPHAIYIPMESTWSVTAETDLELAVCSAPGGGTYQAKAIPPGTHPSLTRGKGTNVRYVNNIMPEDDGSAHSLLVVEVITPGGHTSSYPPHKHDQDNLPHESFLEETYYHRLNPPQGFGFQRVYTDDRSLDEVMVLEDGDVTLVPKGYHPCAATHGYDLYYLNVMAGPKRIWKFYNAPEHEWLLKA; encoded by the coding sequence ATGCCAAACCTCAAGGTGAAGCCGTCCGGCACGAGCGGCCGCGTCATCCATGTCACGCCGGAAAGCGCCGGCTGGACCTATGTCGGCTTTGACCTCCACCGGCTGAAGCCGGGCGAAACAGCGTCCGGCGAGACCGGCGACCGCGAGATCTGCCTCGTCTGGGTGAGCGGCAAGGGCAAGGCGACGGCCGGCACGAAGGATTTCGGTACGCTCGGCGAGCGCATGAGCCCGTTCGAGGGGGCGCCGCATGCGATCTATATCCCGATGGAATCAACCTGGTCGGTGACGGCCGAGACCGATCTGGAGCTCGCTGTCTGCTCCGCTCCCGGCGGCGGCACTTACCAAGCCAAGGCGATTCCGCCCGGCACGCATCCGTCGCTCACACGCGGCAAGGGCACGAATGTCCGCTACGTCAACAATATCATGCCGGAGGACGACGGCTCGGCGCATTCGCTGCTGGTCGTCGAAGTCATCACGCCCGGAGGCCATACCTCTTCCTATCCGCCGCACAAGCACGACCAGGACAACCTGCCTCACGAAAGCTTCCTCGAAGAGACCTATTATCATCGCCTGAACCCGCCGCAGGGCTTCGGCTTCCAGCGCGTCTACACCGACGACCGGTCGCTGGACGAGGTGATGGTGCTGGAAGACGGCGACGTGACGCTCGTTCCCAAGGGCTATCACCCCTGCGCCGCGACGCATGGCTACGACCTCTACTATCTCAACGTCATGGCCGGTCCGAAGCGCATCTGGAAATTCTACAACGCACCCGAGCACGAATGGCTGCTGAAGGCCTAG
- the iolE gene encoding myo-inosose-2 dehydratase, with protein MKAKLGMSPIAWWNDDLPELSDDVSLEECLRQSRSAGFTGMEKGRRFPEDPQVMLPILRAADVTLCGGWFSGTLVDEELAANKDRITPMIELFKAVNAPCIVYGEVGRSIQGDRSKPLATKPRLSDDEMKAYARRVTEFGEWCADQGMPLSYHHHMAAVVETEPELDAFMHNSGEGIPLLLDAGHLAFAGGDVLRAVDNHHARINHVHVKDIRRPVVDGLDRSRQSFLDAVALGAFTVPGDGSLDFGAIVQRLADYGYEGWFVVEAEQDPRKAPPQKMAEIGHAELMRVMTAAGYTVETEGFPKG; from the coding sequence ATGAAGGCCAAACTTGGCATGTCGCCCATCGCCTGGTGGAACGACGATCTTCCTGAGCTCAGCGACGATGTGTCCCTCGAGGAATGCCTGCGGCAGTCGCGCAGCGCGGGCTTTACCGGCATGGAAAAGGGCCGCCGTTTCCCCGAAGACCCGCAGGTAATGCTGCCCATCCTGCGCGCCGCCGACGTGACGCTGTGTGGCGGCTGGTTCTCAGGCACGCTAGTCGACGAGGAACTTGCCGCGAACAAAGACCGCATCACCCCGATGATCGAGTTGTTCAAGGCGGTCAATGCGCCCTGCATCGTCTATGGCGAGGTCGGCCGCTCCATACAGGGCGACCGCTCCAAGCCACTCGCGACCAAGCCGCGCCTCTCCGATGACGAGATGAAGGCCTATGCGCGCCGCGTCACCGAGTTCGGGGAATGGTGTGCCGACCAGGGCATGCCGCTCTCCTATCACCATCACATGGCCGCCGTGGTCGAAACCGAGCCGGAGCTCGACGCCTTCATGCACAATTCCGGCGAAGGCATTCCGCTGCTGCTCGATGCCGGGCATCTGGCCTTTGCCGGCGGCGACGTGCTGCGCGCTGTCGACAACCACCACGCCCGTATCAACCATGTTCACGTCAAAGACATCCGCAGACCTGTCGTGGATGGACTGGACCGCAGCCGGCAGTCCTTCCTCGACGCGGTGGCGCTTGGCGCCTTCACCGTGCCTGGCGACGGCTCGCTCGATTTCGGCGCCATCGTCCAGCGGCTCGCCGATTACGGCTATGAAGGCTGGTTCGTGGTCGAGGCCGAACAGGACCCGCGTAAAGCGCCCCCGCAGAAGATGGCCGAGATCGGCCATGCTGAATTGATGCGCGTCATGACGGCTGCGGGTTACACGGTGGAAACGGAAGGTTTTCCCAAGGGGTAA
- the iolD gene encoding 3D-(3,5/4)-trihydroxycyclohexane-1,2-dione acylhydrolase (decyclizing): protein MGKTIRLTMAQGVAHFLKKQMTVIDGRKVPIFGGVWAIFGHGNVAGMGEALYQVRGELPTYRAHNEQGMAHAAIAYAKASFRQRFMACTSSIGPGALNMVTAAGVAHVNRIPVLFLPGDIFANRAPDPVLQQIEDWGDGTVSANDAFRPVSRYFDRITRPEQIITALKRAMQVLTDPLDCGPVTLSLCQDVQAEAFDYPESLFEEKVWTIRRPHPDTDELASAIALVKSAEKPVIIAGGGVLYSQATKELTAFAEAHGIPVAVSQAGKSSIDERHPLALGSVGVTGTSAANAMAEETDLIIAVGTRCQDFTTGSWALFKNDKLKILGLNIAAYDAYKHNGQPLVTDAREGLKALSKGLGGWKAPAALAEKATKEKNVWMDAANKAMASTNAALPSDAQVIGAVTRSIDLEKAIGLCAAGGLPGEMHKLWPATAPGSYHMEYGFSCMGYEIAGGLGAKMANPDKEVFVLVGDGSYMMLNSELATSVMMGIKVNIVLLDNRGYGCINRLQMETGGANFNNLLKDSYHEVMPEIDFRAHAESMGAIAVKVSSIAELEKAIADSKNNEGTSVFVIDTDPLITTEAGGHWWDVAVPEVSPRQQVNKAHAAYVKARAAQRVG, encoded by the coding sequence ATGGGCAAGACAATCCGATTGACGATGGCGCAGGGTGTTGCGCATTTCCTAAAGAAGCAGATGACCGTGATCGACGGCAGGAAGGTACCGATCTTCGGCGGCGTCTGGGCGATCTTTGGCCACGGCAATGTCGCCGGCATGGGCGAAGCTCTCTATCAGGTGCGCGGCGAGCTGCCGACCTATCGCGCACATAACGAACAGGGCATGGCGCATGCGGCGATCGCCTATGCCAAGGCGAGCTTCCGCCAACGCTTTATGGCCTGCACGAGCTCGATTGGCCCCGGCGCCTTGAACATGGTGACGGCAGCCGGCGTCGCGCATGTCAACCGCATACCGGTGCTCTTCCTGCCCGGCGACATCTTCGCCAACCGCGCGCCCGATCCGGTGCTGCAGCAGATCGAGGATTGGGGCGACGGCACGGTTTCGGCCAACGACGCCTTCCGCCCGGTCTCGCGCTATTTCGACCGCATTACCCGCCCCGAGCAGATCATCACGGCGCTCAAGCGTGCCATGCAGGTGCTGACCGATCCGCTCGACTGCGGCCCGGTGACGCTCTCGCTCTGCCAGGACGTCCAGGCGGAAGCCTTCGATTATCCGGAGAGCCTCTTCGAAGAAAAAGTCTGGACGATCCGCCGTCCGCATCCGGACACCGATGAGCTCGCTTCCGCGATCGCGCTCGTCAAGTCGGCCGAAAAACCGGTGATCATTGCCGGCGGCGGCGTGCTCTACTCACAGGCGACGAAGGAACTGACAGCCTTCGCCGAGGCGCACGGCATTCCTGTCGCCGTCAGCCAGGCCGGCAAATCGTCGATCGACGAGCGCCACCCGCTGGCGCTCGGCTCCGTCGGCGTCACCGGCACGTCGGCTGCCAACGCCATGGCAGAGGAAACCGATCTCATCATCGCCGTCGGCACCCGCTGCCAGGACTTCACCACCGGCTCCTGGGCGCTATTCAAGAACGACAAGCTGAAGATCCTGGGCCTCAACATCGCCGCCTACGATGCCTATAAACATAACGGTCAGCCGCTGGTCACCGACGCCCGCGAGGGCCTGAAGGCGCTGTCGAAGGGGCTTGGCGGCTGGAAGGCGCCGGCAGCACTTGCGGAAAAGGCGACGAAGGAAAAGAACGTCTGGATGGATGCAGCCAACAAGGCGATGGCTTCCACCAATGCCGCCCTGCCCTCGGATGCGCAGGTTATCGGCGCGGTGACGCGCTCGATCGACCTGGAAAAGGCGATCGGCCTTTGTGCGGCAGGCGGCCTGCCGGGCGAGATGCACAAGCTGTGGCCAGCCACAGCCCCCGGCAGCTACCATATGGAATACGGCTTTTCCTGCATGGGTTACGAAATCGCCGGCGGCCTCGGTGCGAAGATGGCGAACCCGGACAAAGAGGTCTTCGTTCTGGTCGGCGACGGCTCCTACATGATGCTCAACTCCGAGCTTGCGACCTCGGTGATGATGGGCATCAAGGTGAATATCGTTCTGCTCGACAACCGCGGCTACGGCTGCATCAACCGCCTGCAGATGGAAACGGGCGGCGCGAACTTCAACAACCTGCTGAAGGACTCCTATCACGAAGTGATGCCGGAAATCGACTTCCGGGCGCATGCCGAGAGCATGGGCGCCATCGCGGTCAAAGTTTCCTCGATTGCCGAACTGGAAAAGGCGATTGCCGATTCGAAGAATAACGAGGGCACCTCGGTCTTCGTCATCGACACCGACCCGCTGATCACGACGGAAGCCGGCGGCCACTGGTGGGATGTCGCAGTGCCGGAAGTGAGCCCCCGCCAACAGGTCAACAAGGCGCATGCGGCTTACGTAAAGGCACGCGCCGCCCAGCGCGTCGGCTGA